Proteins encoded together in one Chloroflexota bacterium window:
- a CDS encoding glycerophosphodiester phosphodiesterase, with protein MPFRYDFPTRHAPLRSPSGRRILRIGHSGAGAYAPPNSLRALALALEHRVDMVEFDVRGCADGLVLSHDDAVETDAGPATLSALTVSQARALRVQGEPIATLDEALELLRGRVLINLDMKDEGHESEIAQAIRRHNMADQILVSSLVPQSLRRLREAMPEIRLGMSYPEDKGGASTKPYMKIAVNVALWYMRRFLPVIVGRLLAQSQADDVMLYHKVITPSAVRTFHAAGVRVFAWTVDDLERMRQLVAMDVDGITTNQTALFAQLS; from the coding sequence ATGCCCTTCCGCTATGACTTCCCGACACGGCACGCGCCCTTGCGCAGCCCCTCAGGGCGGCGCATCCTTCGCATCGGCCACAGCGGCGCAGGCGCCTACGCCCCGCCCAACTCGCTCCGCGCCCTGGCGCTGGCGCTGGAGCACAGGGTGGACATGGTGGAGTTTGACGTGCGCGGCTGCGCCGATGGCCTAGTGCTCAGCCACGACGACGCCGTGGAAACCGACGCCGGCCCCGCCACCCTGAGCGCCCTCACCGTGAGCCAGGCCCGCGCCTTGCGCGTCCAGGGCGAACCCATCGCCACCCTGGACGAGGCCCTGGAACTCCTGCGCGGCCGCGTGCTCATCAACCTGGACATGAAGGACGAAGGCCACGAGAGTGAAATCGCCCAGGCCATCCGCCGCCACAACATGGCCGACCAAATCCTGGTCAGTTCGCTGGTGCCCCAGTCGCTACGCCGCCTTCGCGAGGCCATGCCCGAGATTCGGCTGGGCATGTCCTATCCCGAAGACAAGGGCGGCGCGTCCACCAAGCCCTACATGAAGATCGCGGTCAACGTGGCACTCTGGTACATGCGGCGCTTCCTGCCGGTCATCGTCGGCAGGCTCCTGGCACAATCGCAGGCCGATGATGTCATGCTCTACCACAAGGTCATCACCCCGAGCGCGGTGCGGACCTTCCACGCGGCGGGAGTTCGCGTCTTCGCCTGGACGGTGGACGACCTGGAACGCATGCGTCAACTCGTCGCCATGGACGTGGACGGAATCACAACGAACCAAACTGCGCTCTTTGCGCAACTGTCCTGA